A window of Actinobacillus suis ATCC 33415 contains these coding sequences:
- the ptrA gene encoding pitrilysin: MKKTLISRMIRHALYSAIALSVSVTTTFANIPQNPTASTSQSAIQTQGFEFINQQINKSPNDNAIYQAIRLKNDMTVLLISDNKANKSLMSLALPIGSMEDPIQQQGLAHYLEHMILMGSKQFPETNSLDRFLTENGGYNNASTTADRTAYYLEVNNNAFDEAVARLADAFAQPLLSESNAKREVNAVNAEMVRAKSSDGHLLNSVNLATANPVHPITKFAVGNKETLSDKPNSKLQTELEQFYQRYYSANLVKAVLYSNQPIEQLAALADRTLGKMPNKNIAAPSVDVPFFRAEDKGVVIHYKPVQPTKMLAVSFDVPNDEAQFAHKTGDYLAYILNNNTDGTLSDYLIKQGLSDSGIAAQATPNVSRNRGTFTIYVALTDKGLTEKDKIISLIFQQIEQVKQSGIQESYFNEVRESLKQDFQHLQVEKSGTYIESLAEQMLHYPLEHILDAGFIVDTMDKQAIKAKLAEMTLDNARILLVDEKAHTDKKSPYFEANYAIAKISDEQRKKWLDFSHNPTLKLPELNPYFATDFSLIQPIGDRQVPKALVSTAGKAIYAMPSQYFANDPKAIVSMSFSIMPKTDDLKEAVSATLLGYMNSLAQTKLAFQTAVAGMQAAITTYPNGLSVEATGYTQHLAKLIQDSLNQFKTFELTEDFLAQAKQRAFEALDGQRKESSLTQANQAIANFASYPYFEEDKQRKALTDTTLADVKAMRDRLLTKSTGLGVLSVGNLNDKQVEDLVSDIKGIVKSSEVERGKARYLDLNDSNRKLNYVQTVPHEDNALSITYLAKGYGELEGSARANLLRDIIGRWYFDDLRTQKQLGYVVYATNTKLGKTAGMRFMVQSPNTTPAGIMQHNQRFFAESLTKLTALSEQEFVKYRDSLIEKLQRKPESLNQEFSQFTFDFNRRNDQFNQRMKMIEAVKQLTQQDIVDFYKHTVIEQQGFSFISQALGTKAKAEDAVKLAGYEKVESIEQIQKQFPVKYY, from the coding sequence ATGAAAAAAACCTTAATAAGTCGCATGATTCGTCACGCGCTTTACTCTGCGATTGCGCTTAGTGTCAGCGTCACAACCACATTTGCAAATATTCCGCAAAATCCGACCGCTAGTACATCCCAATCGGCTATACAAACGCAAGGTTTTGAGTTTATCAATCAGCAGATCAATAAAAGCCCGAATGATAATGCTATTTATCAGGCTATTCGTTTAAAAAACGATATGACCGTACTGCTAATTTCGGACAACAAAGCGAATAAATCGCTAATGTCATTAGCACTACCTATCGGCTCTATGGAAGATCCCATTCAGCAACAAGGCTTGGCACACTACCTAGAACATATGATCCTCATGGGGTCTAAACAGTTTCCAGAGACTAATAGTCTAGATCGCTTTTTAACGGAAAATGGCGGTTATAACAATGCCTCGACTACGGCAGATCGTACTGCTTATTACTTAGAAGTGAATAATAATGCGTTTGATGAAGCGGTTGCTCGTTTAGCGGACGCTTTTGCACAACCTCTCCTGTCAGAAAGTAATGCCAAACGAGAAGTGAATGCGGTAAATGCCGAAATGGTTCGTGCAAAATCAAGCGATGGTCATTTATTGAATAGCGTCAATTTGGCGACCGCTAACCCTGTACACCCTATTACCAAATTTGCGGTGGGCAATAAGGAAACGCTTTCGGATAAACCAAACAGCAAATTACAAACGGAGTTAGAACAATTTTACCAACGCTACTATTCAGCAAATTTAGTCAAAGCGGTTTTATATTCGAATCAACCTATCGAGCAACTTGCTGCATTAGCTGATCGTACCTTAGGTAAAATGCCAAATAAAAATATTGCTGCCCCGAGTGTAGATGTGCCATTTTTCCGTGCGGAAGATAAAGGTGTCGTTATTCATTACAAACCGGTACAACCGACTAAAATGTTGGCGGTTTCATTTGATGTACCGAATGATGAAGCACAATTTGCCCACAAAACCGGCGATTATTTAGCTTATATTCTTAACAATAATACCGATGGCACTTTATCTGACTACTTAATCAAACAAGGGTTATCAGATAGTGGTATTGCTGCACAAGCAACACCAAATGTCAGCCGTAATCGTGGTACTTTCACCATTTATGTTGCTTTAACCGACAAAGGTTTGACTGAAAAAGATAAGATCATTTCTTTGATTTTTCAGCAAATCGAACAAGTGAAACAAAGCGGTATTCAAGAAAGTTACTTCAATGAAGTTCGAGAAAGCTTAAAGCAGGATTTCCAACATTTACAGGTGGAAAAAAGCGGTACTTATATCGAATCATTAGCTGAGCAAATGTTACATTATCCATTGGAGCATATTTTAGATGCGGGCTTTATTGTTGATACGATGGATAAACAAGCAATCAAAGCCAAACTGGCTGAGATGACATTAGACAATGCCCGTATTTTGCTGGTTGATGAAAAAGCGCATACCGATAAAAAATCGCCTTACTTTGAGGCCAATTATGCAATTGCAAAAATTAGTGACGAACAACGAAAAAAATGGTTGGATTTCAGTCATAACCCGACATTAAAACTACCTGAATTAAATCCTTATTTCGCCACTGATTTTTCTCTGATTCAGCCAATCGGCGATCGCCAAGTGCCTAAAGCGTTGGTAAGTACAGCAGGAAAAGCAATTTATGCCATGCCGAGCCAATATTTTGCCAACGATCCGAAAGCGATTGTATCGATGAGTTTCTCGATCATGCCGAAAACGGATGATTTAAAAGAAGCGGTAAGCGCCACGCTGTTAGGTTATATGAATAGCCTTGCGCAAACGAAATTAGCGTTCCAAACAGCAGTTGCCGGTATGCAAGCAGCGATTACTACTTATCCGAACGGACTTTCGGTTGAAGCGACAGGCTACACACAGCATTTAGCGAAATTAATCCAAGACTCGCTGAATCAATTCAAAACTTTTGAATTAACGGAAGACTTCTTAGCACAAGCCAAACAACGTGCATTCGAAGCACTAGACGGTCAACGCAAAGAAAGTAGCTTAACACAAGCGAACCAAGCTATTGCCAACTTTGCCAGCTACCCTTATTTTGAAGAAGATAAACAACGCAAAGCACTAACCGACACTACTTTGGCAGATGTAAAAGCGATGCGAGATAGATTGTTAACAAAATCAACCGGATTAGGCGTACTGTCAGTGGGCAACCTCAACGATAAACAGGTTGAAGATTTAGTCAGTGACATAAAAGGCATTGTTAAAAGTAGTGAGGTGGAGCGAGGTAAAGCACGTTATTTAGATCTGAATGACAGCAACCGCAAACTCAACTATGTACAAACCGTACCGCATGAGGACAATGCACTAAGCATCACTTATCTTGCAAAAGGCTATGGCGAATTAGAAGGTTCGGCTCGAGCTAATTTATTGCGTGATATTATCGGGCGCTGGTATTTCGATGATTTACGTACCCAAAAACAATTAGGCTACGTGGTCTATGCAACCAATACTAAACTTGGTAAAACTGCCGGTATGCGCTTTATGGTTCAAAGCCCGAATACAACACCGGCAGGCATTATGCAGCATAACCAACGCTTTTTTGCAGAAAGTTTAACAAAATTGACCGCTTTATCAGAGCAGGAATTTGTGAAATATCGTGATAGTTTAATTGAGAAATTACAGCGTAAGCCGGAATCGTTAAACCAAGAGTTTTCACAGTTCACGTTTGACTTTAATCGCCGCAATGACCAGTTCAACCAACGTATGAAAATGATCGAAGCAGTAAAACAGCTTACTCAACAAGATATTGTGGACTTTTATAAACACACGGTGATAGAGCAGCAAGGCTTTTCATTTATCAGCCAAGCGTTAGGCACGAAAGCGAAAGCTGAAGATGCAGTGAAACTAGCGGGCTATGAAAAAGTGGAAAGTATTGAACAAATCCAAAAACAATTCCCGGTGAAATACTATTAA